A portion of the Gigantopelta aegis isolate Gae_Host chromosome 10, Gae_host_genome, whole genome shotgun sequence genome contains these proteins:
- the LOC121384771 gene encoding sphingolipid delta(4)-desaturase/C4-monooxygenase DES2-like isoform X2: MKTTKETFKWFYRCLSLDVRTMTPDEDWQWTEEPHTARRQAILKKHPEIKKLMGPDSFIVYIVVFEVLLQFILAWLVRDASWTTILALAYCAGAVLNHSLGSAIHEIGHNLAFGHSHPIANRVLSIWCNLPLAAPIAISYRIFHSAHHRYLGEEYADVDIPTRLECYLFRRPVTKMLWLFFHPIIHGIRPFYKSPRPVTGWEIINFAAQVVADILVVKLLGFRSLIYLFSGMYIGLGFHPLAAHFISEHYLFNGGQATHSYYGPLNPILFNVGYHIEHHDFPYISYNKLPQLKKIAPEFYQQPYHTSWIKVLWDFIFDENMGPHARGVGYLKDGVEEKLKSS; the protein is encoded by the coding sequence ATGAAGACGACCAAGGAGACGTTTAAGTGGTTCTACAGATGTCTGAGTTTGGACGTGCGGACGATGACCCCGGACGAGGACTGGCAGTGGACGGAGGAGCCCCACACCGCGAGACGACAGGCCATCCTGAAGAAGCACCCGGAGATCAAGAAACTGATGGGTCCGGACTCGTTCATCGTGTACATCGTCGTGTTCGAAGTCCTCCTGCAGTTCATCCTCGCCTGGCTGGTGCGCGATGCTTCCTGGACCACCATTCTTGCTCTGGCCTACTGCGCGGGCGCCGTGCTCAACCACTCTCTTGGCAGTGCCATCCACGAGATCGGACACAATCTGGCGTTCGGACACAGCCACCCCATCGCCAATCGTGTGCTCAGTATCTGGTGCAACCTGCCGTTAGCAGCGCCCATAGCCATCTCGTACAGGATCTTCCACTCCGCCCATCATCGCTATCTGGGCGAGGAATACGCAGACGTGGACATTCCCACTCGGCTCGAGTGCTACCTCTTTAGGCGGCCAGTAACAAAGATGTTGTGGCTTTTCTTCCACCCGATTATCCACGGAATACGACCTTTCTACAAGAGCCCAAGACCTGTTACCGGGTGGGAGATAATCAATTTTGCTGCCCAGGTTGTCGCTGACATTTTAGTGGTGAAGCTTCTCGGCTTCAGGTCTCTTATTTATCTCTTTTCTGGAATGTATATAGGTCTGGGCTTCCATCCTTTAGCGGCCCACTTCATATCAGAACACTATCTGTTCAACGGCGGACAAGCTACGCACTCGTACTACGGTCCTCTGAATCCAATCCTTTTCAATGTAGGATATCACATTGAGCACCACGACTTCCCGTACATTTCGTACAACAAACTACCGCAGCTGAAGAAGATAGCTCCAGAATTCTACCAACAGCCATATCACACGTCATGGATCAAGGTCCTTTGGGATTTTATCTTTGATGAGAATATGGGACCTCATGCTCGAGGGGTAGGCTACCTAAAGGACGGTGTAGAGGAAAAGTTGAAGTCTTCGTAA
- the LOC121384771 gene encoding sphingolipid delta(4)-desaturase/C4-monooxygenase DES2-like isoform X1, which translates to MTTSSSQNIMKTTKETFKWFYRCLSLDVRTMTPDEDWQWTEEPHTARRQAILKKHPEIKKLMGPDSFIVYIVVFEVLLQFILAWLVRDASWTTILALAYCAGAVLNHSLGSAIHEIGHNLAFGHSHPIANRVLSIWCNLPLAAPIAISYRIFHSAHHRYLGEEYADVDIPTRLECYLFRRPVTKMLWLFFHPIIHGIRPFYKSPRPVTGWEIINFAAQVVADILVVKLLGFRSLIYLFSGMYIGLGFHPLAAHFISEHYLFNGGQATHSYYGPLNPILFNVGYHIEHHDFPYISYNKLPQLKKIAPEFYQQPYHTSWIKVLWDFIFDENMGPHARGVGYLKDGVEEKLKSS; encoded by the coding sequence ACAACAAGTTCAAGCCAGAACATTATGAAGACGACCAAGGAGACGTTTAAGTGGTTCTACAGATGTCTGAGTTTGGACGTGCGGACGATGACCCCGGACGAGGACTGGCAGTGGACGGAGGAGCCCCACACCGCGAGACGACAGGCCATCCTGAAGAAGCACCCGGAGATCAAGAAACTGATGGGTCCGGACTCGTTCATCGTGTACATCGTCGTGTTCGAAGTCCTCCTGCAGTTCATCCTCGCCTGGCTGGTGCGCGATGCTTCCTGGACCACCATTCTTGCTCTGGCCTACTGCGCGGGCGCCGTGCTCAACCACTCTCTTGGCAGTGCCATCCACGAGATCGGACACAATCTGGCGTTCGGACACAGCCACCCCATCGCCAATCGTGTGCTCAGTATCTGGTGCAACCTGCCGTTAGCAGCGCCCATAGCCATCTCGTACAGGATCTTCCACTCCGCCCATCATCGCTATCTGGGCGAGGAATACGCAGACGTGGACATTCCCACTCGGCTCGAGTGCTACCTCTTTAGGCGGCCAGTAACAAAGATGTTGTGGCTTTTCTTCCACCCGATTATCCACGGAATACGACCTTTCTACAAGAGCCCAAGACCTGTTACCGGGTGGGAGATAATCAATTTTGCTGCCCAGGTTGTCGCTGACATTTTAGTGGTGAAGCTTCTCGGCTTCAGGTCTCTTATTTATCTCTTTTCTGGAATGTATATAGGTCTGGGCTTCCATCCTTTAGCGGCCCACTTCATATCAGAACACTATCTGTTCAACGGCGGACAAGCTACGCACTCGTACTACGGTCCTCTGAATCCAATCCTTTTCAATGTAGGATATCACATTGAGCACCACGACTTCCCGTACATTTCGTACAACAAACTACCGCAGCTGAAGAAGATAGCTCCAGAATTCTACCAACAGCCATATCACACGTCATGGATCAAGGTCCTTTGGGATTTTATCTTTGATGAGAATATGGGACCTCATGCTCGAGGGGTAGGCTACCTAAAGGACGGTGTAGAGGAAAAGTTGAAGTCTTCGTAA